The sequence below is a genomic window from Lolium perenne isolate Kyuss_39 chromosome 7, Kyuss_2.0, whole genome shotgun sequence.
GAGGACACACGTGTTTTCCATGGTCTGTCTATGAAGACGCATTGGCTCCCTAAATTTGATGTATCGATGTCGTTAGGTTTAAATCGTCCCGCTGAAACCTGTGCGGCCGATCCACCAGTCCGCGTAGACATATTTGAAACAGGATGGGTCTTGGACCTACTGGACAACCCTAAGATGAAGGAAGTAAGTAGTTTTTTTTGAAAGGTCATCGGGTGAACCCACCTGATAAATGCTTCTATTAATAAAAATGGAGTACAAGTGGACCCTAAGGAATACATGAAATTACACAGGGGTCCAGAAAATAAGCAAAGAGGACCCTAGAGAAAACTTGAAAACATGATCAAGccctccgtcctcctcctcctccagatcgaGCTCCGACGACGGACTGCAAACGCGCCTCCGGGGAACATGCCACTTGGAGACGAAGCACAGGAGACCACCGACAGCCGGAGCAAAGAAGTGGTGGAGCGATAGCCCTACTGTCATTGGGTCCGACGCGAATACGGGGAAATCCGCCATTGAAATGTCGAAGATAAGCTCCTCGTCGAAACCATCACCGCCATCAATCGAATCCCGAaatcaagccaccaccatggggCTTGAgaaaacgagagagagagagagagagagagagggagagagagagtcaACAGCGACGAGGACAACGCCAGCAACTAGAGGGACAAGCACAGACTGTGTAGCACCACAAAccccctcgcctccacggccggtcATGTCGGAAGAATACCCCGGCACCTCACCTCCACCACCTCTGGCCGGCATCGCTGCCGGAGGGGCTCGGGATCGGGCCGGTTCTCTCAGTATTGCCTCTGGCTACTGTAGCAAGGAGAGAGAGGTGCGAGAGCTCTCCAGAAGTTCATGGAAGGTAGTagttgacagtgtgagaaaggtTATTCAATCTCACAGTCCAAGCACCTGCTGGATGCCGCTCGCCTcggatattcaaaacagaaaaaaggtcCTACATCAGCTTACTGGAACATGAAAACAATTGACGGGTTCCGCGGCGGTACAAGGTCTCAAAGTCTAAACGGTGACAACATTTTCTATTTCTAAGCGTGGACGGATGAACCGCTGAGACCCAAAGAGAAAAGGACGAAAGCACTAAAGGCAGTGCAAATGATGACGACGACGCTGTATCACAGAATGCCAAAAGCGGGAGAGCCGGGTCGTAGCTGATCCCTTGTCACAACGCTGCAGGCCAAGCACTCGAGTCGTCCAACCCCAACGGTGCGCTCCCTTCATCCCATTCCCAGCTCTGGTCAAGGGGCGGCATCGCATCGCATCGCACGCTGCGCACACGGCAAATTGTCAACGGGCTAAACAAAAGGAGGGAGGCGTGTGGAAAGCCCCAATTGCAATTGCTCATGCCACCACATGTGCCTCTCCTCTCTGACTCTCACCACCCTCCCTCGCTAAATTAATACGTACTGTACTAATCGCGATCGGATCCAACTTTGGCCCGGAGAGGGATTCGCGCGGTCCATGCTGATAGATAATCACGCCAGTTTATGCTCTTCAATCAAATAATAAACAATTAAAAAGGAGCTTTAGACTTGTAGGGGTTCTTGGAAGGAAGCTTTGCCACCAGTTTTCAAAGGGCTGACTTCCAAGGCAAGTCAGATTACACATCTCCACTACACCTCCACCCAATATCATACTGTATCCAAAAGGAGGAGACTAGACCCAGACGAATCATTTTTTGTTCTATTCTATATTCCATCTCCAAAGTCCACTCATTCCTGGCGTGCCGTGCGTGGCCAAGACTTCTCTCCTCACAAAGGAGGAGTACACGATTAGGTAGTGCTTGCATTAGGTGGTGCTGCTTTTTTACAAAACAAGCCCCCAACAGTTGCCAATTTCAATGTGAGTTATATTATTTATTATTGGTTATTAATGACGGTCAAGGTTCCTCTTGTGCCACTCACCACCCAACCCCCTTCACACTCAAAGTCGTTGATGCTGTATAAAATCTGCCCATAGCAACAATAGGAGATTAACTTGCAACGAAATACTCATCTTCTCCCGTGTATACCACAACCAATAAGCTTACAACACATCACTTACACATCCCCTCATACACATAGAAGAGATCGGCGAGTATGTAGCTgccaggatctagatgaacttgaGGAAGACATCGACTAACAAGTGTCCACCATGATGTACATTGCGCCCCTGATGCTCGTGTCCTGACCCACGCCTATCACTAGCAACACAACGCCACACCACCATATCTCAAAAACATCAAAGCTCTTCCCAAGTAGTCTTGATAACTTCTTCAACAAGATCACGATGCCATGGCGCCGCCGCGTAGTCCGGTGACACAAACCAGGGTTTCATCCAGCACCCGGGAAGAGGAATACATGGTCTAGCCAATGCCCCAAGGACGCGGCAACACGCTTTAGCAAGCAACGTTAGCATCTTAGCTGAGCTTTAACCCATGTTGTAGATTGTGTCCACGTATGCTGCCCAAAGAGCTAGCTAGAGATGGTCAATGAGGACACAAGACATCGGCTTGAGATGACACAACTGAAAGGGGAGAGACACCATCGGCTTCACCATCGAAGGAGAGAGGCGCCACTGACTCTACTGCCAGCACCCATGAAATCGTACGAGTATGCCCTCAATGTCATCCGCCTCCCCGTTGTTGTGCCACCACACGCTCCAAAGGCGAGCCCTCATTCCTATAGTGTGTGACGGAATTGTGGCCTAGATTGAGCCTAAACATTGACCACCATGTGTTGTAGCACCACCATGACGTGCCGACCATGCCACATCCACACATCCTCCCTGCGTTGTTTGGCGCGCTGACCACACTCCAATGGAGACCCGTCTCCATTGCCATTTTCAGTATTCCCATGGGAGGCCTCTCCGTTGTTGGCAGCACAGGCTTTGCCAGGTGCGTCCTCTGATAGAGGTGAGGAGGGTGGGAGTGAGGAGGGAGACAATCGGTGGAGGGGGAGCTAGGGTTTCCCCGTGCCGCGTTAAAGATTGGCGTGGGGGACGGAGTAGGAGAGCTTTAATGTTGAGGGGTACACCTAAATTTGGGCTTGCATCGTCATCCTTGATGCAAAAGTTAGAGCCAACACCTCCAACAAGGGCAATATGAAAGTACATCCACAGTGTATGATTAAGATGAAGGTAAGGTCATGGGTTTCTAAATAGACAATCCTTGTTGTCGAAATAGATCGCGTCCACATATCCCGCCCAAAGAGATCGTTGGAGATGCTGAATGAGGACGCAAAGACACCGGCTTAAGACGACACAACATGAAGGAAATAGACATCATTGGCCTCACCATCGTAGGACAGAGGCGCATCGGCCACGACCGACTGGCTCCAGTGCCAGCCCGCATGAGCTCGGGCGAGAGGAACCCCATCCCATCCATCCATCATCGCGGCTACACCACCACATGCTCCACAAGCGAGCTCTCAAGCCTACAGTGCACGCCGGAGCCATGGCCCGCCTAGGCCTAGATCAAGCCCGAATATTGACCACCATGCATTGTTGCACCGACGTTGGGTCGTTGCGGCCGATCATGGAGTATGTCGTGGCGAGGCGGCATAACATTTTGCGTCTAACGTGTAAGTGGTGGAGTGCGACGACTTCgacatggaggtggtggtggagtgcGACAGTGGCGACAGTGGGATGAGAGTGGCAGAGGGAGAGCTTTTATAGGCGGAGGCGGGAACCGCTAGAGAACCGGCGCGAAGGGCCGGTGTGGCATTAATGTGGCCGCATGGAGAAGGCGCACGACTGCGATGCATGGAGAAGGTGATCGTCGACAAGACGCCTTGCCTGCCTCTGCATCAAGAACCGTCATCACCATTATGAAAAGTTGATTGCGTGTTTTGTGTCTCAATGATAGGGAGGGCCGCCACTCACCACGTCACCAAAGTGTTGCGTCTTTGCGCGCCTGAAGGAGCCATGTGTAGCAGGGATGGCCTCGGGGCGTCAAACACCGTATTGGACCGCCATACGAGAAAGACATTTGACGCGGGCGGGCGGCTGGACGTGGTTATCTTTTTTAACGTGATTCAAAAAAGTTTGAGAGATGATTTGAGGGACACGACTGAAGATGAGAAACTAGTTTGACATTGCGAGGAAAAAAAGATACTAGTAAGAGGGAAATGCACTTCGGCTCGTAGGAGCATTTGCTCTCATTTTGTGAATCCATAtttcgaagtgtcaaaaaattctaaactaaatttttacatgtacatctagacattttatgttggtatataaattttcaaaaaaagaaaagaaaattatgtggctcctgtaaaaaagacaaattttgatgctgtaacacgactacacatagcacatttttttgtcttttttgtacacaccacacaaaatattgtttttccatgaaaacttgtgtacgaacatacaatgtcacgatgtacaccaaaaaaattatgtcaattttttttcacattcttaaaattcatatttaattattttgtataatgaGAGCATATGCTGCTAcgagccaaaacgccacctccactaGTAAGATGGAATGCAAGTCTTATAGCAATGAGATGCCCAAAACAGAAAATTGACTTGCACGAGGTGCTGTATCGAAAAAGACCCATAAAAAAGAGCTAACCAATCCATTGACTTGCATCAATATTATTCTTGGTTCTCTCCTCCTCCCGTTTCCACTTTATAAAACCTCCCGGCCTCCATCCATCCATTTCCATCTCATATCTCAGAGTCACACCAACAGCCCAAAGTACAAGGCAACAACAGCACTTGTTTCCCCATTCTTCTTCTCTTCTCCGAGGGCGACCATGGCCGTCGACTTGATAGGACGTGGCTACCCACCGCGCAGCCTCGCCGCCGAGGAACAGCACGAGCAGCTAGCTTTCCAGGAGGCCGCAGCCGCAGGTCTACGCAGCCTGGAGCTCCTCGTCTCCTCGCTCTCCCCGCGCGCCGACCGCGCAACGCCGCTGGGGGAGATCGCTGACCAGGCGGTGTCCAAGTTCCGCCGCGTCATCAGCATCCTCGACCGCACCGGCCACGCCCGCTTCCGCCGTGGACCTGTCGGAGGAGCTGCCGCCGCGTTGACTTCCCCTCCTATCTCTTCTCCTCCTCCGATGCCGGTCcgagcgccggcgccggcgagctCCCTGCAGTTGGCACCCCAGAAGAGCCTGACGCTGGACTTCACGAAGCCCACCAAGGcgccggcagcggcagcggccgcGGCGCCTTCGGTGACGTCCACGTCTTTCTTTTCGTCGGTGACTGCGGGAGGCGAAGGCAGCGTGTCCAAGGGCCGGAGCCAGCTTGTGTCCTCCGGCAAGCCGCCGCTCGCGGCAGGGACCAAGCGCAAGCAGCACCAGCTGCAGCCGCCGCCCTGCGCGAGTGGCGCGCACTCCGACGCCGCCGGTGGGCGGTGCCACTGCTCGAAGAAGCGTAAGCACCGGGCGAGGTACACGGTGCGCGTTGCGGCGGTCAGCTCGCGGGCGGCGGACATCCCCGGCGACGAGTACTCGTGGCGCAAGTACGGCCAGAAGCCCATCAAGGGGTCCCCTTACCCGCGCGGCTACTACAGGTGCAGCACCGTCAAGGGCTGCCCGGCACGGAAGCACGTGGAGCGCGCCACCGACGACCCGGCCACGCTCGTCGTCACCTACGAGGCCGACCACTGCCACGACgcctcgccgccggccgccgcggcCAACTAGAGCTCCCTTGACAGCTGCGGGATCTGATTTCCTTCTTCCATTTGTTCTTTCGGCTAGTAATACGTAGTGCTATTAGCGATCTAAGCCTTGTGTAAAGAATCCAGGATTAGCAATGAAATGTTGTCAAATCAGTTTCCTTCTTCTGCCGCATTTTCTTATAAAACTCAGCGTGATTCGCTTCGATTCTTCTCACATTGGGGAGTTCTCAGCATTAAATATTTCTATTTACTACTGGTACTAGCGGCCCTGTGCGCAGGTCAATGGGGCCATTAATTCGTACATTAATCCTGGGGTCGGGAGTGGGTACCAGCTGCAGGCACTACTGCCACTGGTCAAAGGCTAGAGCCAGTGATGGGTCGCTTTCCTTGCCCGAAGAGTACTACAGTACAGATTTTTGAGAACTCATTCAACGAGAGAGCCACTGAAAAACGTACGAGTAGAGATGTCACGCCAGTTAAATCCTATGAAAAGAGGAGTTCTCCTAGGATTTGCACAACAAAATTCTTAATGATATATTTCTATGAATCAAACAATTAGCATAGGAGTTCTTTTTTATTGTACTAAAGAAATTTAATTCGGCTCCCGCGTGCATATGTTCCCTCTAATAGAAAATTATTTTTCAAAATGTCGAAAAGTTTtatcaaaaaattctacatgtatatCTCTACAATATACATGCGTTCATCAAGTTTCGTGAGGAATCTTTTGAAAGgcattgaattttgtctttttacacacgCTACAGGACAAGTCGAATTTTCAtgcaacgactttgtgagcgcgttgcgcgtgaagatgtacgtgtgaATTTTTTATTTCAGTTTATTTAAACTTTCAAAATATGCGTAATATGCATTTTAAAATAAACGAAGCATATGCTCtcatgtgccaaaacaccactctGTGTGTGTAGGCCCTATAAACCAAAACAGAGTTaaccaaattttagaaaaaaaaagtACAATCCAATATCTAACACTATAACATATATCATGAAATATGTTTTATATGACATCTATATAATATCATGGTTCTTACTGTCCTTTTTAAAGAAATAGTCAAACTTTACCTAGCTTGACTTTTCTACTTCCTTTGTTCTAAAAAAAATTCgcaactttttctagatacgaATGAATTTATAGCTAAAAGATGTCTATATATCTTCCGTATCTAAACAAACTTAGAAAGCTTTTTTTAGAAACTGAGAGAGCAAACAATAATATAGACCTTATATATTGGAATAGAGATAGTATTGTTTTTTTAGGCTGAACGGGGGGTTTCCGCACtgcatatttttttattttctatttaaggAAAAAAGAGTAGTTCAATGTATTACAAAAAATGGGTGCTAGAGAACAacacataaaataaaaaaaccagcTCTAATGTAGGCTAAGCCAAAAAAACCGTCCAACCACTAGATAAAATTGTGCACCCAAGTCTTAAGTCCTGCAAAAGAGTTCCTACGAGCCTTGAAAATGCGTGctatgttatattgtgatccaaattcatatactaaagggaggctaacttctgacgagaggagcgaggcccgtcgccgataGGCTTGGGTTTATCAGATTCTAAGATAACCCACGGTGTTTGTAAACACCCCCGATGTAGGAAAGTTTTGCTagctagctgatacgtctccaacgtatcgataatttcttatgttccatgccactttattgatgatacatacatgttttatacatactttatgtcatatttatgcattttccggcactaacctattaacgagatgccgaagagccgat
It includes:
- the LOC127314745 gene encoding probable WRKY transcription factor 17, which gives rise to MAVDLIGRGYPPRSLAAEEQHEQLAFQEAAAAGLRSLELLVSSLSPRADRATPLGEIADQAVSKFRRVISILDRTGHARFRRGPVGGAAAALTSPPISSPPPMPVRAPAPASSLQLAPQKSLTLDFTKPTKAPAAAAAAAPSVTSTSFFSSVTAGGEGSVSKGRSQLVSSGKPPLAAGTKRKQHQLQPPPCASGAHSDAAGGRCHCSKKRKHRARYTVRVAAVSSRAADIPGDEYSWRKYGQKPIKGSPYPRGYYRCSTVKGCPARKHVERATDDPATLVVTYEADHCHDASPPAAAAN